From a single Apium graveolens cultivar Ventura chromosome 2, ASM990537v1, whole genome shotgun sequence genomic region:
- the LOC141705832 gene encoding purine permease 1-like, translating to METIQSNKNTEQNNEHHKISNATKSSLLFINCVLVKVGSIAGPLLMRLYYLHGGKKRWLSSWLLTAGFPLLIFPISVSFFENRKRNSRTTTIFVTPWLVMASAFLGFILGFSAYLYSIGISYLPISIYSLLCTTQLAFTAIFAFLVVRHKFTHYSINVVVLMILGSAILGLHLDEDRPNGVSDDKYRSGFFMTIVGAAIHGFMLPAVEYTYMKAGVPVTTNIVMQIQFLIMMFATLFCTVPMIINKDFQGIAQESREFGLGARNYFMIIIFAGLSL from the exons ATGGAAACAATACAGAGTAACAAAAATACAGAGCAAAATAATGAGCATCATAAGATTAGCAATGCTACAAAATCTTCTCTTTTATTCATAAATTGCGTTTTAGTAAAAGTTGGTTCAATAGCAGGTCCACTTCTTATGAGGCTCTACTATTTGCATGGTGGCAAAAAAAGATGGCTAAGTTCTTGGTTGCTCACTGCTGGCTTTCCACTTCTAATTTTTCCGATATCAGTTTCGTTCTTCGAAAATCGAAAAAGAAATTCTCGAACCACCACGATCTTTGTCACACCATGGCTTGTAATGGCTAGTGCATTTCTTGGTTTTATACTAGGATTCTCTGCGTACTTATATTCTATTGGCATTTCTTACCTTCCTATTTCTATTTACTCTCTTCTGTGCACAACTCAGCTTGCTTTTACCGCGATTTTTGCTTTTTTGGTTGTGAGACATAAGTTCACACATTACTCtataaatgttgttgttttgatgaTTCTTGGATCTGCAATTCTAGGGCTGCATCTGGATGAAGATCGTCCGAATGGCGTATCGGATGATAAATATAGATCCGGTTTCTTTATGACAATTGTTGGAGCTGCAATTCACGGATTTATGTTGCCTGCTGTTGAGTACACTTATATGAAAGCTGGTGTTCCAGTAACAACTAATATCGTCATGCAAATTCAGTTTCTCATTATGATGTTTGCGACGTTGTTCTGCACTGTTCCTATGATCATTAACAAAGATTTTCAG GGAATTGCCCAAGAGTCTAGAGAATTTGGGCTTGGAGCAAGAAACTACTTCATGATAATAATTTTTGCTGGACTATCCTTATAA